The DNA segment GCGGCCACGGGTTCGGTGGTGCGCCGGACGAGGTTGATGACGGGTTCGGCTACTCCTGGCATCTTCTTCCCATGCCCGGATACGGCGCCGGTCCACGGTTCCGGCGCCGGAACCCCTCCGTACGGACGCGCCCGGCGCCCGGCTCCGCTACCCGACGGCGTGGGCCGCCGCGCGGCCGGCGGAGCGGCCGGAGAAGATGCAGCCGCCGAGGAAGGTGCCCTCCAGGGAGCGGTAGCCGTGCACCCCGCCGCCGCCGAAGCCGGCCGCCTCCCCGGCCGCGTACACCCCGGCCAGCGGGGTGCCGTCCGGGGTCAGGACGCGGGACGACAGGTCGGTCTCCAGGCCGCCGAGCGACTTGCGGGTCAGGATGTTCAGCCGTACGGCGATGAGCGGGCCGGCCTTGGGGTCGAGGATGCGGTGGGGCGGCGCGGTGCGGATCAGCTTGTCGCCGATGTAGGAGCGGGCGCCCCGGATCGCGGTGATCTGGAGGTCCTTGGTGAAGGGGTTGGCGATCTCGCGGTCGCGGGCGGTGATCTCGTGGCGCAGCGCGTCCTCGTCGATGAGCCCGTCGCCGGTGAGCGCGTTCATGCCGCGCACCAGGGCGCCGAGGTCCTTCTCGACGACGAAGTCCGCGCCGTGGTCCATGAACGCCTTGACGGGTACCGGCACGTCGGCGCGGGCGCGGCCGATGACGTCCCGGACCGACTTGCCGGTCAGGTCGGGGTTCTGCTCGGAGCCGGAGAGCGCGAACTCCTTGCCGATGATCTTCCGGTCCAGCACGAACCAGGTGTAGTCGTGGCCGGTGCGCATGATGTGTTCGAGGGTGCCGAGGGTGTCGAAGCCGGGGAAGAGCGGGACGGGCAGCCGCTTGCCGGTCGCGTCCAGCCAGAGCGAGGACGGGCCGGGCAGGATGCGGATGGCGTGCTTGTCCCAGACGGGGTTCCAGTTCTCGATGCCCTCGGTGTAGTGCCACATCCGGTCGCGGTTGATGTGGTGGGCGCCGGCCTCCTCGGCGATGCCGAGCATCAGCCCGTCCACATGCGCGGGGACGCCGGAGAGCAGCTTGGCCGGCGGGGTGCCGAGCCGGTCGGGCCACTGTGCGCGTACGAGGTCGTGGTTGCCGCCGATGCCGCCGGAGGTGACGATCACCGCCTGGGCGCGCAGTTCGAAGGTGCCGGCGACCTCCCGGCCGCTGGCGGTTCCGCGCGGGGCGGCGCTCGGCTCCAGGATCTCGCCGGTCACCGTGTCCACGGCGCCCCCGGTGCGGGCGAGGCCGGTGACCCGGTGACGGAAGCGGAAGGTGACCAGGCCCTTGGCGACGCCCTCGCGGACGCGGCGTTCGAAGGGGGCGACGACGCCGGGCCCGGTGCCCCAGGTGATGTGGAAGCGGGGGACGGAGTTGCCGTGGCCGTTGGCGTCGTAGCCGCCGCGTTCGGCCCAGCCGACGACGGGGAAGAGGCGCAGGCCCCGCGCGCGCAGCCAGGCGCGCTTCTCACCGGCCGCGAAGTCGACGTACGCCTCGGCCCATTTGCGGGGCCAGTGGTCCTCGTCGCGGTCGAAGCCGGCCGTGCCCATCCAGTCCTGGAGGGCCAGCTCGCGGCTGTCCCGGATGCGCATCCGGCGCTGTTCGGGCGAGTCCACGAGGAAGAGCCCGCCGAAGGACCAGTGCGCCTGGCCGCCGAGCGACTGCTCGGGCTCCTGGTCGAGCAGGATCACCGAACGTCCGGCGTCGACCAGCTCCGCGGTGGCCACGAGTCCCGCGAGCCCCGCCCCGATCACGATCACATCAGCGTCGTACGCCATGGCTTCCATCCTTGTCGGGGCTCGCGAAGTTACTGGTGCGTCAGATCTTGGGCACGGGCCGTCCCCGCGTCAACCGCCCGGTCGGCCGCGCTGTCGCCGTTCGGGCCGGTGCGGCCGCTATCGTCGGAGCACATCACCTCTCTTCCGGCCTGACGTGGGGTGCAGAAGCGTGTCGGTGCTGGTCCTCGTGCTCGCCGTGTCCGCCGCGTGCTGCCTGGGGTTCGGCTTCGTGTTCCAGCAGGCCGCCGCCGCCCATGCGCCCAAGCGCGACTATCTGACGTTCCGGCTGCTGCTCGACCTGATGAAGGTGCGCAGCTGGCTGGCCGGGATCGCGCTGATGGTGTGCGGGATGGTCCTGGGGGCGCTGGCGCTGGGCAAGGGCGAGGTGTCCCTGGTCGAGCCGCTGCTGGCGACCAATCTGCTCTTCGCGATGGCCCTGTCCCGGCACCGCACCGGCCAGCGGCTGGGCCGGCAGGGCTGGGCGGGGCTGTGGCTGCTGGCCGGCGGCGTCGCCGCGTTCCTGGTGGCGGGCGAGCCGCAGGGCGGCCGGGCGGTGGCGGCCCCGCTGCGGCACTGGCTGGTGGTGGGCGTGGTGGCCGGGCTCGCCCTGCTGCTCACCGCGATCGCCAAGCGCCGCCGTTCGACGGCCTCCCCGGCGCTGCTGGCGGTGGCGGCCGGGCTGCTGTACGGGTTGCAGGACGCGCTCACCCGGGTCAGCGGGCAGCGCTTCTCGGAGTCGGGGCTCGCCGGGCTGCTGACGTCCTGGCAGCCGTACGCGGTGGTGGTCCTGGGGGTGACCGGGCTGCTGCTGGTGCAGAGCGCGTTCGAGACGGGGCCGCTGCGGATGTCGCTGCCCGCCCTGACGGCGGCCCAGCCGCTGGCCGGGATCGCCTGCGGGATCGGGTTCATGGGCGACCAGGTCCGGACGGACGCGGGCGCGCTGGCCTGGCAGGCCGCCGGGCTGGCGGCGATCGTGGCCGGCATCGTGCTGCTGGGTCTGCACCCGGCGATGCCGGCGGGGCCGGTGCGGCGCGGGACGCACAGTCTCCAGCGGCGCTGAGAGCGGGCGGTGCGGCAGGGGCCGGGGCGGCTGCGGTTGGATGGCGGGCATGACACCTTCTGCGGCCATGCCGCCCTCCGATTCCGCGGCCATGCCGCCTTCCGATGCTGCGGGCATGCGGCCTTCCGACGAGATCCTGGACATCGTCGACGAGCACGACGTGGTCGTGGGGCAGGCGCCGCGCGGCGAGGCGACGGCGCGGGGGCTGCGCCACCGCTGCGTCTTCATCGAGGTGCGGGACGCGGACGGCCGGATCTTCGTGCACCGCAGGACCGCCACGAAGCTGGTGTTCCCCTCGCATTACGACATGTTCGTCGGCGGGGTGGTCGGCGCGGGCGAGAGCTACGA comes from the Streptomyces sp. NBC_00525 genome and includes:
- a CDS encoding FAD-binding dehydrogenase, which codes for MAYDADVIVIGAGLAGLVATAELVDAGRSVILLDQEPEQSLGGQAHWSFGGLFLVDSPEQRRMRIRDSRELALQDWMGTAGFDRDEDHWPRKWAEAYVDFAAGEKRAWLRARGLRLFPVVGWAERGGYDANGHGNSVPRFHITWGTGPGVVAPFERRVREGVAKGLVTFRFRHRVTGLARTGGAVDTVTGEILEPSAAPRGTASGREVAGTFELRAQAVIVTSGGIGGNHDLVRAQWPDRLGTPPAKLLSGVPAHVDGLMLGIAEEAGAHHINRDRMWHYTEGIENWNPVWDKHAIRILPGPSSLWLDATGKRLPVPLFPGFDTLGTLEHIMRTGHDYTWFVLDRKIIGKEFALSGSEQNPDLTGKSVRDVIGRARADVPVPVKAFMDHGADFVVEKDLGALVRGMNALTGDGLIDEDALRHEITARDREIANPFTKDLQITAIRGARSYIGDKLIRTAPPHRILDPKAGPLIAVRLNILTRKSLGGLETDLSSRVLTPDGTPLAGVYAAGEAAGFGGGGVHGYRSLEGTFLGGCIFSGRSAGRAAAHAVG
- a CDS encoding DMT family transporter; this encodes MSVLVLVLAVSAACCLGFGFVFQQAAAAHAPKRDYLTFRLLLDLMKVRSWLAGIALMVCGMVLGALALGKGEVSLVEPLLATNLLFAMALSRHRTGQRLGRQGWAGLWLLAGGVAAFLVAGEPQGGRAVAAPLRHWLVVGVVAGLALLLTAIAKRRRSTASPALLAVAAGLLYGLQDALTRVSGQRFSESGLAGLLTSWQPYAVVVLGVTGLLLVQSAFETGPLRMSLPALTAAQPLAGIACGIGFMGDQVRTDAGALAWQAAGLAAIVAGIVLLGLHPAMPAGPVRRGTHSLQRR